The Immundisolibacter sp. genomic sequence ATGGCAGGGAGTGCTCTTGGCTTCGGCCGCCGCGATGGCGTGCCCGGTGGCGGTCAGGATGCCGCGCAGAATTTGCATTTCATTTTGGTCCGGTGCCGCTCGGTTGACAAGCGCTCGCAGGCGTCGCATGGAACGCTGCGGATTGTTCGGTAACAGAAAATTCAGATCGCGCAGCGTCTGCTCGAGGTGCTCGAACAGACGCTCGAAATCCTCTCGCGTCGCGGGCGCTACGGTCGGCGCGGGCGCCGGCATGTCGCTGTCAACACACTGGTATAGCTCGTAAGTGAGCACCTGCACCGCCGCCGCCAGGTTCAGCGAGGCGAACTCGGGGTCGCTCGGAATGCACACCCGTTGCTGGCACAGGTCCAGATCGGTATTGCTCAGACCCGAGTGCTCGGGGCCGAACACCAGCGCCACCCCGCCGTGGCGGGCGGCCTGTAGAGCCAGCGCCGCACCGGCGCGCGGGTCCAGCGGCGGCGCTTCTATGGAGCGGCGGCGGGCACTGGCGCCGATCACCAGGGTGCAGTCCGCGGTAGCCTCGGCCAGACTGTCGAACACCCGTGCTTGTGCCAGCACCAGGTCGGCTCCGGCAGCGCGGGCACTGGCTTCCTCGTGCGGAAAAAACTTCGGTTGCACGAGGTACAGGCGATCGAGCGCCATGGTACGCATGGCACGCGCGACCGCACCGATGTTGCCAGGGTGAGTGGTGCCGACCAGCACTACGCGAATATTGGAAAGTGCCTTCATCGGGTCATTCTAGCCCTGGCTGTTGCTTAGGCTGTCGGGGATGGTGCGCGGTAAACTGCGTTGCCTGCGCGCCGCGACGCTTATGGTGTGGCGGCCTCCGATTTTGCCTTGCGAGTTTTTCATGTCTGGACTGACCACCATCGCCGTGCGCGCCGCCCGCAGCGCGGGTGACTTTCTGTTGCGAACTGGCGAGCGCCTGCACGAGCTGCGCGTTGAACAGAAAGGGCCGAATGATTTTGTCAGCGACGCCGACCGCGAGGCCGAGCGGCGCATTGTCGAAATCATCCACCGCTCCTATCCAGACCACGCCATCCTGGGCGAGGAGGGCGGTGCCCAGGGCGATTCCACGGCGCGCTGGATCATCGATCCACTCGACGGCACTACCAACTACTTGCACGCCTTCCCCTGGTTTGCGGTGTCGATCGCCCTGGAAATCCAGGGCCGGCTGGAAGTCGGCGTCATTTATGACCCTACCCGTAACGAGCTGTTCGTCGCCGAGCGTGGGCAGGGCGCCCGGCTGGACGACCGCCGCCTGCGGGTCAGCCAGCACGGCAAGCTGGCCGGAGCCATGATCGGCACCGGTTTTCCGTTCAAGTCCGTGGATCACCTGGACGCATACACCGAGACCTTCAAGGCGGTATCGCGCGAAGGCTGCGCCGTGCGCCGCGCCGGTTCGGCGGCGCTTGATCTGGCGTATGTCGCGGCCGGTCGCTTCGACGGCTTCTGGGAACTCGGCCTCGAAAAATGGGACATCGCCGCCGGTGTACTGCTGATCCAGGAGGCCGGCGGTGCGGTTACCGACATTCGGGGAGGCGATCGGTTCATGGCTACCGGCAACGTGGTCGGTGGCAACCTGCGCGTACACCAGGCGCTGCTGGACACCATAAAGTCACATCTGGGTGACGATCTGCGGGCCTGAGGCCGGCCTGCGGCGACCGGCACCAACGGGATGTTCACGGTTCGGGACGAGCCCAGCGATCCGGCGGAAAAGACTGTTTTCTGCCGCGCGGGATCCCGGCACAGCCGCGCAGCGAGTGATTCAGAAAACCCAAGCAAGCGATGCTCCCGGAGTCGGGCGCGAAACATATTCAAATTTGAACGAGACCTGAAGACCCATGGCTGAAAGTATCAACATCGAAGAGCCGGAACATAACCTGCGATTGCGCCCCTTGCAGGCAAAAGACTATGCCGACATAAAAGAGGTTATGGACCGAGTCTATGTCGGTTTTGGCGGCGCGTGGCCTGAAAAGAAGTTTCGCTCGCAACTGAAGGTATTCCCGGACGGGCAGATATGTATTGAGGATCACGGAAAAGTGGTTGCTGCCGCATTCTCCGTTATCGTGGACTATGACAAGTTCGGTGACCAGCATACCTACGACGAAATAACCGGCGACGCCTATCTCACCACACATGATCCGAATGGCGATGTCCTGTATGGCGTGGATGTCTTTGTTTCGCCCGATTATCGTGGTCTGCGCCTCGGCAGACGGCTCTACGAGGCACGCAAGGAACTGTGTCGCAACCTGAACCTGCATGCCATTGTCGCGGGTGGAAGAATTCCGAACTATAAAAATTATTCCAAGGAAATGACTCCACAGGACTACATTGAACGGGTCAAGAAGAAGGAAATTTACGACCCCATCCTCACATTCCAGCTTTCGAATGAGTTTGAAGTCAAGCAGGTGCTTGACGCGTATCTGCCCGAGGATAAGGAGTCCAAGGGCTATGCCACGCTGCTGCAATGGCACAACCTGTATTACGATCCGACGAAACAACCACTGTTTGGCGCGCGCCCGACGTCTGCGAGAATCGGTTGTGTACAGTGGCAAATGCGCACCCTGAAGTCGGTTGAGGAACTGGTGCAGCAGGTTGAGTACTTTGTCGATGCCCTGTCGGACTATCAATGCGATGTGGCGCTGTTCCCGGAATTTTTTAACGCGCCGCTAATGGGTGTAGGTCACCATACAAATTCGTTTGATGCGATAAAGGCGTTGGCTTCCTATACGGATGAAATTGTCGAGGCAATCTCGAAGCTCGCGGTTTCCTACAACATCAATATCATCGCGGGGTCCATGCCGGTTATCGAAGACGACGAATTGCTGAACGTTGCCTTCTTTTGCCGGCGTAATGGAACGCTGGAAAGACAGTACAAACTGCATCCAACGCCGCACGAGAAGCGCGCCTGGATCATGCAGGGTGGCGACGGCCTGCGGGTTTTCGATACCGACTTTGGGAGAATTGGCATCCTGATCTGCTACGACGTGGAATTCCCGGAACTGGCGCGGTTACAGGCAGAGCATGGGATGCAGATATTGTTTGTTCCGTTCTGGACTGACACCAAGAATGGTTATCTGCGGGTGCGCTGTTGCGCCCAGGCGCGGGCCATCGAAAATGAGTGTTATGTGGCAATTGCCGGCAGTGTCGGTAATTTGCCAAAAGTCGATAACGCCGACATTCAATACGCGCAAACGGCGGTGTTTTCGCCCTCGGATTTTGCCTTTCCGCACGACGCGATCATGGCCGAGACCACGCCGAACACCGAGATGACGCTCATCGTCGACCTGGATCTGGAAAAGCTCAAGGAGCTTCAGAATGAGGGATCGGTAAGGAACTACCTCGATCGACGCCGAGACTTGTACCGAATCGAATGGCTGGGGGCGGGCGGTCCGGTTAGCGTCGACGTGTCAAAGAAGAACGCGCAGGCCTAATGTTGCGGCCGGGGCTTCGCGCCGGATGCGCGCGACGCCTTGGCGAGACTTTCGCTTGCAAAGACTGGCTCGGCGCACAGGGTTTGTTCAAGGCGTGCTGCCAGAGCCAGGCCACAGAAAACCAGAACTCTATTTCCGATGTTTCTGTTTCAAAGCGCGCGGCATGCGTTGTCCCTGCTGGGACGTGATATCACATTCCGATGGCCAGATCGTGTTTCTTTTCCGTCTATCGTGAGCAGAAGCTCTCCCTTGGTGATGACTCCCACATTCTCGGTTTCATGGCTGTGCGCAGCGATAGTCGTGTCTGCGGGGTAAGAGGCAAACAGAACCTCACAGTCCTTGGCCGCCAACCTGAGTGCCTCGAACGGCCCTTCAAATCTCGGAAGATTGTGGAGTGGGCTTGGAAAATGGGACATGACTCTCCCCGTCATACTCAAGTCTACTGCTTATATGGGACCGCAATCCGGAAGAGGCAGGTTGTACGCATTCAGGTTCGGTGAGCCCCAAGCGGGCAATTCGCCGCTATGGACACGATCAAGCCGCCGCTGCGGGCGGCTCTACCCGCAGAGGCGGGCAGCCTGTTGCGCCGGGGACTACCAATATATTCCGAGGCCGACACTGATTTGCTGCGCTCGATCGTGTTCGTAGCTCAAACGCAAGTCACTATCGGGGGCAATGGCCCAGCGCATTTCAGTGCTGGTCACTCCGTAGTTTCCGATCTTACCGGCCATTGGAAACCGTTGTTCGTAGCCTAGCTTCATTCCAAGTTGGTCGCTTTGATGAAGAATGAAGCTCATTGATGTTCGAGCATAGCCAACTCCCTGACCAGCCTGAGGATTCTGAAGCGCACTTCCCACGTAAACAGCGCCAAATAGCCCTCTCGGCCACTGTCGCCCGTAACCGTAATCGCCTTGCACACGAGCCACCAGGCAGTCTTGACAGGCCAGTCTCGCCTGCTCGGCGCCCACGTGTATTTTCCATGTGGTTCCTTTGTCTCCTGGTAGGCCGGTTAGTCCAGGGTTCGCGCTGTCCACGCCAAACAGGTCGAATTTATCAATACGGACCCGATTCTTATAAAGGCCAAGCTGTAGGTCACCCATAACAAGAGAGGCATTGCGCACATGTCCGCTATCTGCGTCTAGAACGTCGTAGTAGGCTGGCCTGAGTCGGATTGACAATGCGTTTCCAGTATCGGTGTTGTGCCGCCATGAAACTTGACTCCAGCCCAAGGGACGCGCGAGGTGCGGAGACCGTGGCTGTCGAGGCTTGAGTTCTGGCGAGCCAGGTGGTTCCTGATAGCGCGCTGACAATGCCTTCCTGTATTCCTCTTTAGTTTCTGCCGGAGCCATTTCGAGAGGATTTGCAACAAACTGATAATAGTCGAGAATTGCATCAAGCACCAACTGCCGGGATGATGTTTGCAGCGCCTGAAACTGCCGTCCGTCGAAGAATTCCCGCCGATTAACCAAATTTCTGAACGAATCGGTTTCTTGCGCTGAGAGATTCAAGTACCTCGCGTAGAATCGGGATTGTCGGGATGGGAGATAGGTCACATCGGACAATAGTTTTCTACCGCGATATTCTGCCACGGCGAGTTCCTCGATTAAGGCTTGAGGAATGATCCATGCTGATCTTTTTTGAATTATCTTCAAGCCATCGACAATTTCAATTATCTCAGCTATCCGATAGGCACAATTCTTTTTTAAAAAATCATAGGTGTATCGCTTTCCAAGCACTTCCCAGGCATGTGCAACAATTAGATTTACTGCTTCATGGGGAAGGTCTAGCCTATACTCCCACAGGTCCCGTAATTCGTTATCTCCGTAATTGTGGTTGTGGAAATAAAAATGGATGTGACTAAAGCCCGCGTCATATCCTCTGGTAAGGCTTTTTACTATATAAGTAACGGGGCCATCCTGCTTTGTCAGTATCGCTCCGAAATTGACGCTGACATCCATCAGTCGTGTTTGCCCTTCATCGCCCCCAAAATTGAATTTGAGTAGTGTGTGGCCGTAGTAAGAGGCCGGATTTCCCAAGTAACCCGTAGCGAAAACGATACTGAGAGAAGAAACGCTTCCTGATCGGGTCCACCCATCGAACGCAGGGCATTTCATTCGTTCTGTCAGGCCTGGGATACCTCCCATCCTGGCCTCCAGCCACTGCATTCGCGCCGGGAAACGACACTGTGCATGCCGGTCTGGATCAACTGGGGGAGGCGCAACCAAGGCGGTTATCGTAGTGTTCAGCTCCGCGGCCGGGTCGGTTCTACCGTTGGCGTCCAATAGAAAATCATCCCGGATGGAGCTACTCCAACCGGTAGGGC encodes the following:
- a CDS encoding RNA methyltransferase codes for the protein MKALSNIRVVLVGTTHPGNIGAVARAMRTMALDRLYLVQPKFFPHEEASARAAGADLVLAQARVFDSLAEATADCTLVIGASARRRSIEAPPLDPRAGAALALQAARHGGVALVFGPEHSGLSNTDLDLCQQRVCIPSDPEFASLNLAAAVQVLTYELYQCVDSDMPAPAPTVAPATREDFERLFEHLEQTLRDLNFLLPNNPQRSMRRLRALVNRAAPDQNEMQILRGILTATGHAIAAAEAKSTPCH
- a CDS encoding inositol monophosphatase family protein, whose translation is MSGLTTIAVRAARSAGDFLLRTGERLHELRVEQKGPNDFVSDADREAERRIVEIIHRSYPDHAILGEEGGAQGDSTARWIIDPLDGTTNYLHAFPWFAVSIALEIQGRLEVGVIYDPTRNELFVAERGQGARLDDRRLRVSQHGKLAGAMIGTGFPFKSVDHLDAYTETFKAVSREGCAVRRAGSAALDLAYVAAGRFDGFWELGLEKWDIAAGVLLIQEAGGAVTDIRGGDRFMATGNVVGGNLRVHQALLDTIKSHLGDDLRA
- a CDS encoding GNAT family N-acetyltransferase, whose amino-acid sequence is MAESINIEEPEHNLRLRPLQAKDYADIKEVMDRVYVGFGGAWPEKKFRSQLKVFPDGQICIEDHGKVVAAAFSVIVDYDKFGDQHTYDEITGDAYLTTHDPNGDVLYGVDVFVSPDYRGLRLGRRLYEARKELCRNLNLHAIVAGGRIPNYKNYSKEMTPQDYIERVKKKEIYDPILTFQLSNEFEVKQVLDAYLPEDKESKGYATLLQWHNLYYDPTKQPLFGARPTSARIGCVQWQMRTLKSVEELVQQVEYFVDALSDYQCDVALFPEFFNAPLMGVGHHTNSFDAIKALASYTDEIVEAISKLAVSYNINIIAGSMPVIEDDELLNVAFFCRRNGTLERQYKLHPTPHEKRAWIMQGGDGLRVFDTDFGRIGILICYDVEFPELARLQAEHGMQILFVPFWTDTKNGYLRVRCCAQARAIENECYVAIAGSVGNLPKVDNADIQYAQTAVFSPSDFAFPHDAIMAETTPNTEMTLIVDLDLEKLKELQNEGSVRNYLDRRRDLYRIEWLGAGGPVSVDVSKKNAQA
- a CDS encoding DUF4105 domain-containing protein gives rise to the protein MQWLEARMGGIPGLTERMKCPAFDGWTRSGSVSSLSIVFATGYLGNPASYYGHTLLKFNFGGDEGQTRLMDVSVNFGAILTKQDGPVTYIVKSLTRGYDAGFSHIHFYFHNHNYGDNELRDLWEYRLDLPHEAVNLIVAHAWEVLGKRYTYDFLKKNCAYRIAEIIEIVDGLKIIQKRSAWIIPQALIEELAVAEYRGRKLLSDVTYLPSRQSRFYARYLNLSAQETDSFRNLVNRREFFDGRQFQALQTSSRQLVLDAILDYYQFVANPLEMAPAETKEEYRKALSARYQEPPGSPELKPRQPRSPHLARPLGWSQVSWRHNTDTGNALSIRLRPAYYDVLDADSGHVRNASLVMGDLQLGLYKNRVRIDKFDLFGVDSANPGLTGLPGDKGTTWKIHVGAEQARLACQDCLVARVQGDYGYGRQWPRGLFGAVYVGSALQNPQAGQGVGYARTSMSFILHQSDQLGMKLGYEQRFPMAGKIGNYGVTSTEMRWAIAPDSDLRLSYEHDRAQQISVGLGIYW